AAGTACTCCTGTTCATCAAATACATCTGATTTTTGCGGATAGACAATCTGATATCCAAACAGTGATGCTTCAGCGCCCATACCGAAATCTTTAGAAGCGGGAAACATTCCCGAGCCTCTGATAAAAAGCAGTACCCTTTCATAGTTGGTTTCATCGTTATAGCCAACATAATAGGTAACATCACCCGTCTCACCCTCAACTACATACCTTCTAAAGTCCAAAGTAATTGTACGGCTACAACCGGTAAACACCAAAGGGAGAGCAACAATGCATGCCAAAACACTCATTTTTACGAGGAAAAGTTTCATGGCCGGTATCCTTGTGTATGGTTTACATAGATTTTGTGAACGGATGACAGTAATATACTATCTAATTTGGATAAGTGAAAGCGGGATAACACCAGTTTCTTTTGAGAGTCACTGCTGACAGTATGGAATTTTTCAAATTTTCCTTGCTTACTAATGAGCTGTTTAGTATTTACACTATCATGGCATCCTTTAATGTGCAATGATAGGTAAAGACAATGCCATGTTTTTTATTATCGTAGTTATAATATTACAGGTGGTAACAATCGTATGCCTGCATCCCTCTTCGATAATCTTACAGGGGAATTTGGAGACGGTACACCCATTAGAGCCATATCTGATAAGTACCGATATATAAAATCTATTGAATCCAATCTCTCACGACTCTTTAGGCTTCGTAAAGGTGCGTATCCCCATAATCCTGCCATGGGGGTGCAAGACGGCATTGAAATTAACACAATGCTCAAAAGTAATCGCAAGGGCCTTGAAGAGGAGCTTACAAAAATGATCCTTTATTTTGAACCCCGAATTAGTAAGGTAAGATACTCAAACTGGCAGTACCGGACAGAATCGGGAACGGTCATTTGCATCATTATCGCAACACTTGTAAAAACTAAAGGTCGGGTACCTTTTAAAGCGGTGTTTCACCATGCTGTTGGCGGAAACAGTATCGAAATTGCTACGGTAGCGAATGCTGGAAATATGGTTGGAATTGAAGCCAGTACGGATGAGTTTCCGGATGATTGAACTTACTCCTTCTCATCACCCCAGATGATATGGATTTTCTTACCGTGCTTTTTTTCAAGCTGACGAACTTGCCAAGCATTAAAAACACCTGCAATACCGAACTGGATAAACATAACAGTCGAAAGAAAGGCGGCAAAAACCCCTATTCCCAATTGAAAATTTTTTGAAATCCTGCCTGCAATTATTGCAATTGCACCACCACCTATAGGAAACAGTATATTAAGTCCAATAACACCATGGTGTGCTTTTGAAAGAAATGATTTTGAATAATAATCTGCAAATGCACCAGACCTTACCAAACCCTTATTGTCAATTATTGTTTGCTGTGACATAAAATAAGTTCCATTTCTAAAATCAAAGCATTTTAGCCTATCCTTTTCTGTAAAATGATAGTCATCATAATAATACTTCAGGGGAAAGAAACTGTAGCAAATGAAAAACAATAAGGTTAAGGCCATAATTATATCAGCCGATGCGGTGTTTCCAAGAGCCAATGCAAGCAATGCACCTGTAATCATTGCCAAACCAGAGCCCATAGTGAAAAAATAGGTTAAGCAAGGAGCGAGAAAATGCCAAAACAACCTGTTTTGTTTTAATTGTAAAAAAAAGAAAGCAATGGTTGATGCTATTAGACCTGTTACTAAATAATAAGGCAGAAAGGCTACACCCCCAAAGACCCATAACGCTACAGACAACAATGGTATTATGGTAAAAACACTGTAACCGATTATCGAATACGGACGTTTTTTTTCTTTAATCATCATACTTATCTTCGAAATGGGAAATTATAATACTGCATGTAAATCATCCTGATATGGCGTTCAAGTTGGTAATAATTTCTACCAATTGGCTCAACAAATCTTTCATTGATAAATCTTGTAAGTGCCCTTTCTGCTTTTCTGCCTTGGTTCCTTAAAGCACTGGAAACCCCAAGGGTCTCATCAAGGTAGTCAAGAGTAATTCCAACAACAACGGTGATAACTAAACCCGCTGCCACTATGGCAAAAACAGGTGCAGCAGTCACACCCAAAAGCATACACCCAAAACCCACAACAAACCCCGCCACGACAGCGCTTATAGCAGCTTTTGATACGTTCATTCCAAATTCTACTATTAAATCAGAAATAAACCTCCCGTCATCGGATAACATACCCTGGTGCCAGGCAACGAGATCAACCACACCAATTACAACTACCGTAAGGACATTCCCCCTGAGTGCCGGGCTAAGCCCCCTTGCCGCAGCCGTCGCTCCGGCTGTAGGACTTTGGACTGCGCTCAACGCCATCACTCTGGGGTTCTGCAGTGCATACCGGGTGCCCCGAAACGTTGCACGGGTGCCACTCAAACCCTTAAATATCACAAAGTATTTACCATTGTACGGTTTGATATAAAACTCTTGCCCCGGAAAAAAGTCCCTCAAAAGATCGAAATTATTTACCGCTCCACCAATACCACCACCCAAAAGGTTATTACAGAGGGATCTTATAAATGCTTCTTTATCATATATTGATTCAAGTGTATATGCGCCTTCAGATAACCCCTCCTCTTCAATTATACTAGCTGGTACTTCGGTCATAGCCATGCTATTTTCAAGATCTTCCGGCTCTACCTCGTCGAACGGGTCGACCTCAATGCCAGGTGTACCCCCAATCTGAGGAAATACCCGATTCCCAAATAGTATCTCAATTGGCTCGTGAGGAGAAAAAAAGTCGCGGGGAAGCATTACAGGTAATCTGTTTTGTTCCCAGTGTAAATCAAGGTAAACAGTATCATACTGAAGCGGTCTTATAATAGAGAAATTTGCAGATTCATACTGCTTCAACCGAATACTATCCACTACGATATCGTTTTCTGCATCGAAAATGGGTCTCATCTCTTCACACTCACGACAATAAACAGTAAATGGTGTTGATGAATCAGTTTCATCATATTGTGTTATTTGTACCTCCTGGGGCTGAGAGATAAAAAGTACGTCATAATTTCCAGGCTCCTGAGGTGGTTGCCAGGTAGATTGCCCAAGAAATATTGTAAAGTCTCTATCGCAATTCATAATCTATGCAAAAGTCCCCGTGTTATCAGGTTGATGATTCGATGCATTTCTGTTAAAAGACAAGCCAACTTTCCCACAATTCCTTTTTAATACAGCTTTACCCCTTTTCGCTTCAGATTTTTCAACTTCTGAAACCTCCAAAGTTAAATTAAATGGACACCCCTCCTCATCCCTGAAGAAAATAGTAACATCTTCCACACCTGCATCAGATTTTGATTGCTGTTCAACTTTGCTGTTACCCCTGCAAGCTGCGCTCTCCTGAGCAGCTGCAACATGGGGTCCTTCTCTTAATAGTACTTCAAGTTCTTCGATCTCCTCGGGACTGTACATACAATCACTTTCATCGTAAAATTGATACGAAAGATACGGCCCCGCCTCAATGTTACCTACAGGCCGCGTCACCGTAATGTGTTTATATCTAAACCCCAGGTAAAGTTCATGCCCAAAGTGATCGTGTTTACGGTCTTTTATATTTGGCATCATCATTCGTACATATTCAAGTTTTACAGGTTCAAGCAAAAACCGTTGCCCAATAATCTCTATATTACCACCTTCCTGTAGCTCAGGGAAGTATAGTACCACACGCCTTATGGCAGTCTGAGAAAAATGTTGTGTAGGGCAAATAGTCGGTAACAACTGCAGCATAAGGTTATTAACATCCATGGAAACATGTACCGTACCATGGTGTGTAACCCAGTTTGAATTGCCAAAGGATTGCATTGTTTCTTTTGCACCAATGATCTGATTGTAAGTATGTACCTTGAAAAGTCCTTCTTTACCTGCAAAAGTATAAGGACCGGTAATTGCATCATGTATAAGGCGAATACGCATATATGTTTCATAGGCCATGACGCAATTACTCCTAATCAGGGAGAGGTGAAGGTGCTCATTTAAAATGCACCGCACTAAATAATATGATTTATTTCAGAGACAAGAACAACATTCTTTTACTTTTTGATTAAGAAATCCCCTACAAGCATACTTAGGTATAAGCATTTTCCTTAAATCTAAATACTCCCGATTGGAATGTGAAATTTGTAAAATATGAGAACTACAAGATGTTTCTCCATCTTTCATTCAGATTGAATTCCCTCCTAAGCGCCCAAAGGGCGCTCAAAAAGATCAGCGGGATACACCAGTCTACTGGCGAAGTCCCCGTGTGTGGTTCCCAAAATGACCCAGGAGCCAAAAGGGCGAGATAGTTCCTGGTTGCACCCGAAAATAGAGGGGAGAATCCCAGGTCTAGAACTACTGATAGAAACCGGAACAAATGCCATCTCATTCTTGCCTACTGATAGTGACTTAGCCCTCGCAGGCTACAAAAGGGACGACCGGACACCTCTGCAGGCTTTCCCGCCTTCTTACAAATAAAGAGTCATTTATAAGTTAACCCACCATCCTCGATTCTCCACCCAAAGTTATTTATGAGATAATCCCTTGCATCTGCTGCATATTGAGAGTACCGATTATCTCCAGCACTTAAATAAACATTTTGCTGAAGTTCTTGTTCGGCCCACCCAATGAGTAGAGCGTCATAATTTTCTAAAGATAGGTTTACTCCACCAAACATCATACCTGCATTTTCCACTTTTGTCACATTCCAAGACCCAATGTTCTGGTCAAAAGATTCAGCACCTCTAAACATACTAAACATATCAGATACACTGCTTACATCCCAATTAGTTATATCACCATTAAAGGAAGTAGCTAAATTAAACATATATGCCATATCCACAACATTTGAAACATCCCAACTGCCAATGTTCTGGTTAAAGGATGTAGCCCCATCAAACATCCGTTGCATATTAGTTACATTTGAAACATCCCACAAGCTGATATCCTGATCAAAAGATTCTGCATTTAAAAACATCCAATACGTACTGGTCACATTTGCCAAATCCCAACCACCGATGTCCTGATTAAAAGAATTTGCATTAGCAAACATTATGCTCATATTAGTTACATTTGAGACATTCCAACCACCGATGTCCTGATTAAATGTTTCGGCAAAACTAAACATACCATACATATTTGTCACGTTTGCCACATCCCAACCACCAATATCATGGTTAAACGATAAGGCACCGTTAAACATATAGCTCATGTTAGTAACGCTTTGTGGTATGCTATCTGGCACATTTTGCAGGTTTTCTGCATACCAGAATGCTCCTTCCAAAGATTTAATACCAAGATCACCAAAGCTACTAACCTTACGTAATTTACTATAACCGGTAATTGTATCACCCCAACTACGTCCCTTACCATACTGAGTAAGTTTACCAGTAATCAATACCTCGTATTCACCCTCTTCGCTATACGTGTGTGCATGATCGCCCTCACTGCGAATAGTATCTCTATTGCCATCACCCCAATCAACTACAACATCCACATCTCCATACAGGGGAAGAGCTATGGTTGTTCCTTCTGAATGTTTTGTGTCAAAGACAAGTACCATAGCGGTACTATCCCACAGTGCTGTAAGCGTACGGTTCATGGCAGGCATGGTTGTGGGAAGCTCTGGTTCCCAGCCATCAAAGGTATATCCATCACGGGTGGGCTCATCCGGTATGCTTATATTCGTGCCAAAGTTCTGAGTTATTGGATCGATTTCAGTGCCACCCTTAGTGTCAAAAGTGATCGTGTACTGGTTTATATTCCACTGGGCATAGAGAGTTACATCCTCTGCTCCCATGGTAAACTCAGCCTCATCGGCATAAGAATCACCGCTGCCACCAGGTTCGGTATTCCAACTATTAAATGAGTGCCCTGTACGGCCAAGCTGGTTTGAGCTGAGGGGTGCTGTTTGGTCGGTGGCAATAATCTGCGGTTCCATTGAGCCGCTTCCCTCATTAGCATCGAATGTTATGATGTTTTCGTTTGCACTCCACTGCGCGGTATGCGTGCTATTTTCATCATGCATAGTAGCAGGAAGCTCAGGCTCCCAACCATCAAAGGAATATCCAGTACGCTCCGGAGCCTCAGGCGTGGTTATCGCAGTGCCAAAGTCCTGAGTTATTGGATCGATTTCAGTGCCACCGTCACTGTCAAAAGTGATCGTGTACTGGTTTATATTCCACTGGGCATAGAGAGTTACATCCTCTGCTCCCATGATAAACTCAGCTTCATTTTCATACGAATCACCGCTGCCATCAGATTCGGTATTCCAACCATCAAAAGTGTGACCGGTACGGCTAAATTGATTTGAGTCAAGAGGTGCTGTTTGGTCGGTGGGTATAGTCTGAGGATCCATTGAGCCGCTTCCCTCATTAGCATCGAACGTTATAGTGTTTTCGTTTGCACTCCACTGTGCGGTATGCGTTTTATTCTCAGCCGGCATAGTATCAGGGAGCTCAGGCTCCCAGCCATCAAAGGAATATCCAGTACGCTCTGGTTTCTCTGGCGCGTTTACTACCGTGCCAAAATCCTGAGTTATGGGATTAATTTCAGCACCGCCGTTGCTAACAAAGGTAATAGTGTATTCAACCAACGTCCATTTTGCATAAATGGTACGGTCGTTCTCAATTAAAACCCCCTGAAAGTCAAATGGTATGCTTAAGCTTCTATCTCTGTACCATCCTCTAAAACGGTAGCCTTCCCTCTGCGGCACTTCTGGCTCTTCTACACTCTCTCCATACTTAACTCTTTGTGAGTCTACTTCTGAACCACCATTGCTATCAAAAGAAACAGTGTACACATTTAGCTTCCACTGAGCATGCAACGTGAGGTTATCAGCTCCCATCTCAAATGTGTCATTGGGATCAAAGGAGTTACCCTCTCCATTCGGATCGGTATTCCATCCCATGAAATGATGCCCCGTGCGGGTAAGGCTACCTGCTCCGGCTACTGTAACCTCTGCCCTCTCTTCATAAAAAGCTGTGTCGGGAGCGCTGCCGCCGGTATTGCCGTTTCCATGATAGGCAATAAAAAATACCGGGTCTTCTGTCCACTTTGCCTCTAAAGTCAGATCGCCCATTGTACCGCTCTCTATCTGTGATATCCTTACCGAATCCACAAACCATCCAAGAAAACTAAAACCCTCTCTTGATGCGTTATTTAATGATATAGCTTCAGATTCTATAGTGTAGGAGTTTGGATTATCGTCGTGGTTGCTTCCGCCGTTAAGGGTGTAAGAGATTTCGTAGGTAACAACATTCCAGTAGGCAAAAAGGGTAGTATCACTGGTTATCACCCCTTCTTCAAAATCCCACTTCTCATCCATATTCTGATCACTGTACCAACCATCAAAAGTATAGCCCTCTCTTTTTTGGGGCTCAGTTGGCTTTTCTAAAAGCGTTCCCGCAGTAACACTCTGTGTGGTGACTACCGAATCGTAGTTAAGGTCAAATGTTACTGTAAAGCTGTCGGTGTCGCTTTCCTCAGTCCACCGGGCATGGAGAATTATGTTTTCGTTGGGAACGGTGAGAGCGTCTCCTGCTATAAATATCTCAGAAGTGGAGCCGTGATCAATGCTCCATCCTATAAACTCAAAACCGTCTCTTGTGAGTTCTCCGGTATTACCAAGTACAGTTGCATTCTCGTCGGTTTGGTAGAACATTGTATCGTTTGGTATATCACCGGAATCGTGGTTGGAGCTGTTGTATATAACACTGTAGCCAGGATAAACTTTTAACTCAAGCTCTGCCTCTCTTTGCACATTCCGAATAAAATCAACAGTTATAAAGAGTTCATAGGTTTGGGCAGAATCGTAGGTAAGGGTTAGCGGTAACTTCCCCTCCCAGGCATCAGTACTAAGCGAATCGATACTTTTTTTAGTTCTTGAGTCACCAAACTCTACAGTGATTTTCTCTATGTAATTACCACCAACCAGCTCCAGAACAAGATCAAACGGTTCACCGGCAATGATTCGGCTATCTTCATCATACAGGTATAAATCAAGTGAGGCACGTTCAATGGGGTCTTCAGGTTGTTCACAGGAGGTGCTAAAGAAAACAAGTGGGCAGAGAAAAAACAGTAAATATCGTCTCATGTTGTAACTCCTGGTGGTAAGCGGTTTAGTATAATAAAGATATCTGCGATAATATAATACATTTACGCTCTGACATGAGGATTTCTTATGTCTGAGAGGGATTTTGGCTTTTGGAATAAAAGGTTTATGGGCCTAAGATCACCTAAGCAGTAGCTACGAAACCTTGGGCGACCTTCAAGAGTGCATAGTTCCGTTTGGATTCCCCCCCTTCGGCAATATAATCACGGAAGGGATAACATTTTTTTATAGTAATGTACCATACTCCTTTTTTTTACACACACTTATTCGAACTTTAATGAAATAAGAGTCCTGAAAGGCCATTCCATTTATATCCGGGTGTTTTAACTCATGATAGAGAAGCTAGGAGTTTTTTATCGTACTGAAATAACGATTTTCTTATATTATTTCACATATTATTCCCAAACACCCCAAACGCTTACACTATACATAAGTGAACTACTTTTCACTCTGATCCTTTTCTTCAGGTCCCTTTGGGAAACATTTAATCCCAAAATTTTGAGAAACGTGGGTCTTTTTGTAAGAATATCACGAACCTCTCTCCCTTACCAAAAACCTCCACTACTTTATCCCCTTCTAAAAATCGACTCACCCCCGAGCAACTTATCCTGTTTTGAAAAAGAGTAACTTTACTTTATTGTTTGATATAAATATTTTATAGGGGTAGCAGAACTTTCGATAGATGAAACAGTAGCACGGTAAAAACCTTATCACATCTTTGCCGGAGTAAGCAATGCCACCAATCAAAGCACCAAACGCTTCAGCACGACGGCGAAACTCAAAGCCCAAAAGACCAGGGGTGTCGTCGATTATTAAACAAAAAGCTGATGCGATTCCCGATAGCCAGGTTGTTAAACAGCACATGCCTCCCACGATCTTTGTCAAAGAGGTTGGCAAGTGGCTCACCTATATGGAAGCAGATCGTGAAGCGTGGGTTAAAACAGGGTTTCCGTGGTCGCAATTTCTTGAATTCTCTCAGCTACACAGTGAACTATTCAAGTCCATTTCGGATGTGGTAGTTAACAGAAACAATATTTCCAACGCGATGAAAATGTGGAAAGAGAAGAAAAAAGAGGTGTTAACCGAGCGCGGCCGCATGCTCGCGGCAACCAAAGCTGTTACCCAAACAGATAAAATCTATGCTAAAGTTATTAAGGAGATAACGTCAGGGTACTCCAATATGGATTGTGTCCAGGATATTTTATCGCTCACGGAACTACTAATGACCGCTACCGAAAACAAATCTCCGGTAACTATAGGTGATGTAACAATTGATAAAACCTATCTGAGCGCTAAAAACAGGTGGGCAAATGAAATGAAAAGGACACTCAACAAAGCAGAAGCTTCCCGATATAAAAAGCATAAGGATATTGTATACCGCAATAAGATAATTATGCTTTGCAGGCAGGCTAAAGATGAAATCGCGTTGTGGTTTGACTCAGTGTACTTTGATAACCCTGAGAGGAAAGCTGTTTTTACCAGTGACTATTACAGTAAGATGAATAAAAAAAATAAATCTCCCAAAAAAGAAAACAACTAAACTTATTTTTAGATGTTCGTTACGCTTTAACAGCATAAAACTTAAAAAAAGCCTGTACACCTCTACTTGTTGTGCAGGCTTTTTTTCATAAAATCTGTTTTATCTAATGTGTAGTAACCCCTTTAGAGCACGACCTTTGGCCCTTGAAGGATAGAAAAGTACGTAAAAGACGTTTTTCCCTCGTTAACAGAGCAATTGAGTGCGATTTTGAGTACTGGAAGTGCGATTTTGAGTACTGGAAGTGCGGTTTTGAGTACTGGAAGTGCGGTTTTGAGTACTGGAAGTGCGGTTTTGAGTACTAGAAGTGCGGTTTTGAGTACTAGAAGTGCGGTTTTGAGTACTAGAAGTGCGGTTTTGAGTACTGGAAGTGCGGTTTTGAGTACTGGAAGTGCGGTTTTGAGTACTGGAAGTGCGGTTTTGAGTACTGGAAGTGCGGTTTTGAGTACTGGAAGTGCGGTTTTGAGTACTGGAAGTGCGGTTTTGAGTACTAGAAGTGCGATTTTGAGTACTGGAAGTGCGATTTTGAGTACTAGAAGTGCGGTTTTGAGTACTGGAAGTGCGGTTTTGAGTACTGGAAGTG
This genomic interval from Chitinispirillales bacterium ANBcel5 contains the following:
- a CDS encoding GPW/gp25 family protein; amino-acid sequence: MPASLFDNLTGEFGDGTPIRAISDKYRYIKSIESNLSRLFRLRKGAYPHNPAMGVQDGIEINTMLKSNRKGLEEELTKMILYFEPRISKVRYSNWQYRTESGTVICIIIATLVKTKGRVPFKAVFHHAVGGNSIEIATVANAGNMVGIEASTDEFPDD
- a CDS encoding InlB B-repeat-containing protein codes for the protein MRRYLLFFLCPLVFFSTSCEQPEDPIERASLDLYLYDEDSRIIAGEPFDLVLELVGGNYIEKITVEFGDSRTKKSIDSLSTDAWEGKLPLTLTYDSAQTYELFITVDFIRNVQREAELELKVYPGYSVIYNSSNHDSGDIPNDTMFYQTDENATVLGNTGELTRDGFEFIGWSIDHGSTSEIFIAGDALTVPNENIILHARWTEESDTDSFTVTFDLNYDSVVTTQSVTAGTLLEKPTEPQKREGYTFDGWYSDQNMDEKWDFEEGVITSDTTLFAYWNVVTYEISYTLNGGSNHDDNPNSYTIESEAISLNNASREGFSFLGWFVDSVRISQIESGTMGDLTLEAKWTEDPVFFIAYHGNGNTGGSAPDTAFYEERAEVTVAGAGSLTRTGHHFMGWNTDPNGEGNSFDPNDTFEMGADNLTLHAQWKLNVYTVSFDSNGGSEVDSQRVKYGESVEEPEVPQREGYRFRGWYRDRSLSIPFDFQGVLIENDRTIYAKWTLVEYTITFVSNGGAEINPITQDFGTVVNAPEKPERTGYSFDGWEPELPDTMPAENKTHTAQWSANENTITFDANEGSGSMDPQTIPTDQTAPLDSNQFSRTGHTFDGWNTESDGSGDSYENEAEFIMGAEDVTLYAQWNINQYTITFDSDGGTEIDPITQDFGTAITTPEAPERTGYSFDGWEPELPATMHDENSTHTAQWSANENIITFDANEGSGSMEPQIIATDQTAPLSSNQLGRTGHSFNSWNTEPGGSGDSYADEAEFTMGAEDVTLYAQWNINQYTITFDTKGGTEIDPITQNFGTNISIPDEPTRDGYTFDGWEPELPTTMPAMNRTLTALWDSTAMVLVFDTKHSEGTTIALPLYGDVDVVVDWGDGNRDTIRSEGDHAHTYSEEGEYEVLITGKLTQYGKGRSWGDTITGYSKLRKVSSFGDLGIKSLEGAFWYAENLQNVPDSIPQSVTNMSYMFNGALSFNHDIGGWDVANVTNMYGMFSFAETFNQDIGGWNVSNVTNMSIMFANANSFNQDIGGWDLANVTSTYWMFLNAESFDQDISLWDVSNVTNMQRMFDGATSFNQNIGSWDVSNVVDMAYMFNLATSFNGDITNWDVSSVSDMFSMFRGAESFDQNIGSWNVTKVENAGMMFGGVNLSLENYDALLIGWAEQELQQNVYLSAGDNRYSQYAADARDYLINNFGWRIEDGGLTYK